Proteins encoded in a region of the Triticum dicoccoides isolate Atlit2015 ecotype Zavitan chromosome 3A, WEW_v2.0, whole genome shotgun sequence genome:
- the LOC119268097 gene encoding serine/threonine-protein phosphatase PP1-like produces the protein MMMTRASMGAMDGAALDEVVRRLVEGGRGGRQVQLSEAEIRQLCVEAKRVLLSQPNLLRIPAPVKICGDIHGQFVDLLRLFDLGGYPPTSTYLFLGDYVDRGKQSLETICLLLAYKVKYPDKVFLLRGNHEDAKINRVYGFYDECKRRFNVRLWKIFCDCFNCLPMTALIDDKIFCMHGGLSPELNSLDQIKDIERPVEIPDYGLLCDLLWSDPSSDTQGWGESDRGVACTFGADKLVEFLEKNDLDLICRAHQVVEDGYEFFAERRLVTIFSAPNYCGEFDNAGALLSIDESLMCSFQILKPKETGAPHSRKPISNKAPTVDNA, from the exons atgatgatgacgcGGGCATCGATGGGCGCCATGGATGGGGCCGCGTTGGATGAGGTGGTTCGGCGGCTCGTCGAAGGGGGCCGCGGCGGGCGCCAGGTCCAGCTGTCGGAGGCGGAGATCCGCCAGCTCTGTGTCGAGGCCAAAAGGGTGCTCCTCTCGCAGCCCAACCTCCTGCGCATTCCCGCGCCCGTCAAGATCTGCG GTGATATCCATGGTCAgtttgttgatcttctgaggctgtTCGATTTGGGTGGCTATCCTCCAACTTCGACTTATCTTTTCCTTGGAGACTACGTGGATAGAGGCAAACAAAGCTTGGAAACCATATGTCTGCTTCTGGCGTATAAAGTGAAGTACCCTGATAAGGTTTTCCTGTTGAGAGGAAACCATGAAGATGCAAAAATTAACAGAGTTTATGGTTTCTATGATGAATGCAAGAGGAGATTCAATGTTCGTCTGTGGAAGATATTCTGTGATTGCTTCAACTGCTTGCCTATGACAGCGCTTATTGATGATAAGATATTCTGTATGCATGGTGGCCTCTCACCTGAATTGAATAGCTTAGATCAAATTAAGGATATTGAGAGGCCTGTTGAAATTCCTGACTATGGTCTTCTATGTGATTTGCTTTGGTCTGATCCTAGTTCTGACACACAAGGGTGGGGGGAGAGTGACAGAGGTGTTGCTTGTACTTTCGGTGCGGATAAgcttgtagaatttttggagaagaatgATCTTGACCTCATTTGCCGAGCTCACCAG GTGGTAGAGGATGGCTATGAGTTCTTTGCAGAAAGGAGATTAGTCACCATCTTTTCAGCTCCAAACTACTGTGGAGAATTTGATAATGCGGGTGCTTTGTTAAGCATAGATGAAAGCTTAATGTGTTCTTTCCAGATCTTGAAGCCAAAAGAAACAGGAGCACCACATTCAAGAAAACCAATTTCAAACAAG